Proteins co-encoded in one Spirosoma endbachense genomic window:
- a CDS encoding ABC transporter permease yields the protein MLLNYLKIAWRNLRKDKFYSLINILGLTIGVTCGLLLLLYVTDELSYDRYQANANQIYRIVSHITEPDKVNRWSSTQPPLVKQLKQDYPFVKNYVRFFPYGRMMFRQGEKRFYEDEIYAADSTVFDVFSYKFIEGDAKTALDQPGSVVLTQKVAQKFFGSGSALGQSLQTNDTTFYKVTGVLEDVPKNSHFTFNALFSTGQNERQATGWGGFYIYSYLVLPENFDTKILESKFPEVYDKYIGPIFKRMGIKITYELQPLTRIHLYSNLEGESNGNIGYVYTFSAVAFFMLLLASINYMNLATARSAKRAKEVGLRKVMGSVRGRLMAQFLTESVLMTVLSLVASLILVVVLLPFFNSVSGKEIRFQELLQPQFMLIALAIVVFTGFISGSYPAFYLSSFEPAAVLKGSFNAKGGSFFRKTLVVAQFAISLTMLICTWIVYKQLNFMQDHDLGYDREQVLTIDYQDRQPRARFNALRNDLLANPNIREVASASAPTSNIGSRVIFTVESNTGLKEMGFKPFQIDYDYLKTMGMKVVAGRDFSEKIPADTLNSVIINQAVVERMGWKEPLGKKVILGSLPQGNQQGPPPPTALVIGVIKDFHQQSLYNPIEPMILMCRRANPVIHIKIQPKNADKTVAFIGQKWRETYPDRLFEYRFLDQDFESAYRADELRGRIFSTFSGLTILIACLGLFGLATFTTEQRVKEIGVRKVLGASISSVVLLLSKDFTKLVLFSFPIAIPIAWYSMYKWLQNFPYKTDIGVWVFVVACLLTLGICWATVIYQSVKAALTNPVKSLRSE from the coding sequence ATGCTACTTAATTATCTCAAAATTGCCTGGCGGAATCTTCGAAAGGACAAATTCTATAGTCTGATCAACATTCTGGGCCTGACCATCGGTGTCACATGCGGCTTGTTATTGCTGCTGTATGTGACTGACGAACTGAGCTATGATCGCTACCAGGCGAATGCAAACCAGATATATCGCATCGTTTCGCACATTACCGAGCCCGACAAAGTCAATCGCTGGAGCAGTACACAGCCGCCTTTAGTCAAACAACTGAAGCAGGATTATCCGTTTGTCAAAAATTACGTTCGATTCTTTCCCTACGGCCGGATGATGTTTCGGCAGGGCGAGAAGCGGTTCTACGAAGATGAGATCTATGCCGCCGATTCTACGGTGTTCGATGTCTTTAGCTATAAGTTTATCGAAGGCGACGCCAAAACGGCTCTCGATCAGCCTGGTAGCGTGGTATTGACTCAAAAGGTGGCCCAGAAATTTTTTGGTTCCGGTAGTGCGCTGGGTCAGTCGCTTCAAACCAATGATACGACGTTCTATAAAGTAACGGGTGTTCTGGAAGATGTGCCGAAGAACTCTCACTTCACGTTCAACGCCCTGTTTTCTACGGGCCAGAACGAACGCCAGGCAACTGGCTGGGGTGGTTTTTACATATACAGTTATCTGGTATTGCCCGAAAATTTCGATACCAAAATTCTCGAGAGCAAGTTTCCTGAGGTCTACGACAAATACATAGGGCCGATTTTTAAGCGAATGGGCATTAAAATTACCTATGAATTACAGCCGTTGACCCGTATTCACCTGTACTCAAATCTCGAAGGCGAATCGAATGGGAACATTGGCTACGTGTATACGTTCAGCGCAGTCGCATTTTTTATGCTGCTGCTGGCTAGTATCAACTACATGAATTTAGCCACGGCCCGGTCGGCCAAACGCGCCAAAGAAGTAGGGCTTCGAAAAGTGATGGGATCAGTACGAGGTCGGCTGATGGCGCAGTTCCTAACCGAATCGGTGCTGATGACGGTTCTCTCGCTGGTGGCCAGTCTGATTCTGGTTGTCGTATTACTGCCTTTCTTTAACAGCGTTTCGGGGAAAGAGATTCGGTTTCAGGAATTGTTACAGCCGCAGTTTATGCTCATTGCTCTGGCCATTGTCGTGTTTACGGGCTTCATCAGTGGCAGCTATCCCGCTTTTTACTTATCCTCTTTTGAACCGGCGGCAGTACTCAAAGGCTCATTCAATGCCAAAGGTGGAAGTTTCTTCCGAAAAACGCTGGTGGTGGCCCAGTTTGCTATTTCGCTGACGATGCTCATCTGCACCTGGATTGTGTATAAGCAGCTAAACTTCATGCAGGATCATGATTTAGGCTATGACCGGGAACAGGTATTGACGATCGATTATCAGGACCGGCAGCCCAGAGCGCGGTTCAATGCGCTACGGAATGACCTGCTGGCTAATCCGAACATTCGGGAAGTGGCCTCTGCCTCGGCTCCAACCAGCAACATTGGTAGCCGGGTTATCTTCACGGTTGAGTCCAATACCGGCTTAAAGGAAATGGGATTCAAACCTTTCCAAATCGACTACGATTACCTGAAAACGATGGGCATGAAGGTCGTAGCGGGTCGTGATTTCTCCGAAAAAATTCCGGCAGATACCCTTAACTCGGTTATTATCAATCAGGCCGTGGTAGAGCGTATGGGTTGGAAAGAACCGCTGGGTAAAAAAGTTATTCTGGGCAGCCTTCCTCAGGGCAATCAGCAGGGCCCACCCCCACCTACAGCACTGGTGATCGGGGTGATCAAAGATTTTCATCAGCAGTCACTTTACAACCCCATCGAACCGATGATTCTGATGTGTCGCCGGGCCAATCCGGTCATTCACATTAAAATACAGCCGAAAAATGCTGACAAAACCGTAGCGTTCATTGGCCAGAAATGGCGTGAAACCTATCCGGATCGATTGTTTGAATACCGGTTTCTGGATCAGGATTTTGAGTCAGCATACCGCGCCGATGAATTACGGGGCCGGATTTTCTCGACCTTCTCGGGCCTGACCATTCTCATTGCCTGTCTGGGCTTGTTTGGCTTAGCCACGTTCACCACAGAGCAGCGGGTGAAGGAAATTGGCGTGCGGAAGGTGTTGGGCGCATCGATTTCCAGCGTTGTCCTGTTGCTGTCGAAAGACTTCACAAAACTGGTGCTGTTCTCCTTTCCTATCGCCATTCCGATTGCCTGGTATTCCATGTATAAATGGCTACAGAACTTTCCCTACAAAACCGACATCGGCGTATGGGTATTTGTGGTAGCCTGCCTGCTCACGCTGGGCATCTGCTGGGCAACCGTGATCTATCAGAGTGTGAAAGCAGCTCTAACGAATCCAGTGAAGAGTTTACGGTCTGAGTAG